CCCCGGCAGGATCGCATTGACCGTCACCCCGGTGCCAGCCAGACGTTTGGCCAGACCGTGGGACACCGCCAGATTGGCGCTTTTGGTCACGCCGTAATTGATCATGTCGGCCGGCGTGGCGACGCCGGATTCCGAGGACAGGAAGATCACCCGGCCCCAGCCCTGCTCAACCATCGCCGGCACGTAATGCCGCGCCAGACGTACGCCGGAAATCACGTTGACCTCATAGAAACGCGTCCACTCGCTGTCCGGCGCTTCGAAGAAATCAACGGCGTCGAAGATACCGAGGTTGTTCACCAGAATGTCCGCGCGCGGTTCAGCGGCGAACAGCTTCTGCGCGCCCTCCGCGGTGCCCAGATCGGCAGCCAAACCACGCAACTGCGCACCCGGGACTTTCTCGCGAATACTCGCCAACGCCTGTTCAACTTTGGCCGTGTCGCGACCGATGACCACCACCGTGGCGCCGGATTCGGCCAGCGACTGGCTGATGCCCAGACCAATGCCGGCGGTGCTGCCGCTGACGATGGCCAGTTTCCCACTCAGATCAATCTTCATGCTTTCACCTCATCGATTGGCAATGGTGCACGTTCGGAAACCAGTTTGGCGTCGCGCATCGCCTGCCAGAAACCGGCAGGAATGATTGCCGACAACGCCGCGACATCTTCAGCAATTCGGCCGGGTTTGCTGGCGCCAGGAATGACCGCCGCAACAGCGGGATTGGCCAGCGAGAACTGTAGCGCAGCGGCTTTGATATCGACGTGGTAAGCGGCGGCGATGCGTTTGATCTGCTCCACTTTGGCGATGACCTCAGGGCTGGCCTGCTGGTATTCGAAGTGCGAGCCACCGGCCAGGATTCCCGAGCTATAAGGGCCACCGACAACGATTTCGACGTTCTGCGCTCGGGCCGAATCCATCAGGCGTTGCAACGGACGTTCGTGGTCGAGCAGCGTGTAGCGACCGGCCAACAAAAAACCATCCGGTTGCGCTTCGCTGAGGTCGAGGGTCAGTTCGCACGGTTCGACTTTGTTTACGCCCAGGCCCCAGCCCTTGATCACGCCTTCTTCGCGCAACCGGGTGAGGACTTTGAATGCGCCGGTGCGGGCCTGGTTGAAGTATTCCAGCCATTGATCGCCATAGAAGTCCTGCGCGATGTCGTGCACCCAGACGATGTCGAGGCGATCGGTTTGCAGGCGTTTGAGGCTATCTTCGATCGAACGCAAGGTTGCGTCGGCGCTGTAGTCGTTGACGATCTTGTTCGGCCGACCGTGTTCGAATACCCCGCTCTTCTCGCCGAGATCACGGGCGGCGGCGTCTTCAACTTCATCGAGAATCACCCTGCCGACCTTGCTGCTGAGCACATAGTCATCGCGTTTGTATTGCTTGAGCGCTTCACCGAGGCGGATCTCCGACAGACCGGAACCGTAGAACGGCGCGGTATCGAAGTAACGCACGCCGGCATCCCACGCAGCATGCACGGTGGCTTGCGCTTCGGCTTCCGGGATGGCGCGGAACATGTTGCCCAGTGGCGCGGTGCCGAAGCCCAGTTGGCCGGGGAGTTTGTCTTTTAAGCTCATGGGTTTTTCCTCAATAGGTTCTGGGTCTGGGTGACCGTTGAGCAGATCCTAGATTGCGACACCGAGACCGTCCAAGACATAATGCGCAGCACTTGAGTCCCTACAGGTCTGACATGATCGACATCCGCCAATTGCGCTACTTCGTTGTGGTCGCCGAGGAAGAACACGTCGGCCGCGCCGCCGAACGGCTGCATATTTCCCAGTCGCCGCTGAGCCGACAGATCGCCCAGCTTGAAGAACGATTGGGCCTGACCCTGTTCGAACGCAGCCAGCAACGCATTCGCCTGACACGCGACGGCCAGACCTTCCTCGCCGAAACCCGCGCCCTGCTGACCCACGCCAATCGCCTGGAATCCCTCGGCAAACGTCTGGGCCGTGGCGAAGAAGGCGGCTTGTGCATCGGCTATATCGAAAACGCCATGCACGCCGGCGTCCTGCCCAATGCCTTGCGCGTGTTGCGCGTGGATCGGCCCAGCGTCCACGTCGCGTTGTACAACCTCAGCTCCGCCGAGCAACTGGAGGGCCTGCGACAGCGTAGTCTCGATATCGCCTTGGTGAGTGAGCCGCCGACCGATGACGATCCGGATCTGCTGAGCTTTCAGGTGCTCGATGACCCGATGCTCTTGGCGTTGCCGGAGCATCATCCGCTGGCCCAGCAAGCGGCGTTGAGTCCCGAGGATCTGGCCGATCAGGAATGGATCGGCGTGCAGCCGCGACAGGATGCCAACGATCAGTTTGTCAGCGCCTGCATCCGTGCAGGATTTACTCCGGATGTGCGCATGCAGGCGACTGAACCGTTTACTGCGCTGGGGCTGGTGGCGTCGGGGTTGGGGATTGCGATGATTCAGAAAGGTTTGAGCCATAACGCACCGCCGGGTGTGGTGTTGCGTGAACTGCCATGGCTGACGTTGACCACGCCATTGTGGGCGGCGTGGCACCGGATCAATTTGCGGCCATTGGTGGAGACCTTCCGAAAAGTTCTGACTGACGGTGAGATAGCCGCTGACTGACAGGCCCCTTCGCGAGCAAGCTCGTTCCCACAGGTTTTGCGGTGGATCTACACTCAACGGATCAGCATCCAGCCGTGAGTTGACCATGAGAATGTCCGCACAAATGACCGTCGTTGCGGTACTCGCCACACTTGCCTACCTCGGCCTGGCGGTGTGGGGCATTGGTGGTGTGGCGATGTTCTTTTCCCACGGTTCGCTGGTGATCGTGGCATTGGCGACGGTGGCGATGGTGATTGCTTCGCTGTTCAGTGAGGTCAACCTGAGCGCTGGCGAGCGTGAAGATCGCGCCAATCGCTGGGTGATTCCGGCGTTCGGTGTGATCGGGCTGGTCAGTGGTTTTCTGCCGGCTTACTGCGACCGGGTGAATTTCTGGACGGTAGGCGGTGAAGGTGTGCGCTGGCTCGGCGCTTTGCTGTTTATCATCGGCGGCGCGCTGCGGCTGTGGCCGGTGTTTGTGCTGGGGCGGCGGTTCAGTGGGTTGGTGGCGATTCAGCCGGGGCACCGATTGGTGACCGATGGCATCTATCAACACCTGCGCAATCCGAGTTATCTGGGGCTGGTGGTCAATGCCGTGGGCTGGGCGCTGGCTTTTCGTTCGGTGGTCGGACTGATGCTGGCAGCGCTGACACTGATCCCGTTGATTGCCCGGATTCATTCGGAAGAAGCCCTGCTGCGTGCGCAGTTTGGGGCGGAGTACGAGGCTTATTGCGCGCGGAGTTGGCGTTTGGTGCCGGGGGTTTACTGATTTGCGAACACCGTCCCCCTGTAGGAGTGAGCCTGCTCGCGATAGCGGTGTGTCAGGCAACACTTATTTGACTGAAAGACCGCTATCGCGAGCAGGCTCACTCCTACAAGGGATTGGGGGGTGTCAGTTGCGTTGCAGGTGCAGGCCGTTGCTGTCGACTGCGACGCGGATGTCAGCATAACTGGCCAACGTCGCATGAACCGTTTCCAGCGGATGCTGATGTGTGGTGGTGATGATCATCAGCGGCGCACCGGCGGCTTCAGCCGCCTGAATACCGACGGTGGCGTCTTCGAAAATCAGGCAATCACGCGCGTCCAGCCCCAGTCGCTTGGCCGCCAGTAAATAGCCGGCCGGGTCGGGCTTACCCGCCTGCACATCTTCAGCGGTGATCATCACCGCCGGCTCTGGAATCCCCGCCGCCGCCATGCGCCGCAAGGCGAGATCCCGTGGCGCCGAGGTCACCATCGCCCAGCGATCAGCGGGCAGGCTATTGAGAAATTTCGCCGCGCCGGGAATCTCGACAATGCCTTCAACATCTCCGATTTCCGCCTCGGTAATGAACGCCGCTTGCGCCTCGGCATCCACCCCCGGCAGGTTCAGACGGGTGATGGTATCGATGGCGCGCACGCCATGAATGGTCGGCAAAAAGGTCTCCACATCGACGCCATGGCGCACGGCCCAGGCTGACCAGATTCGCTCAGCGGCGGCAATCGAGTTGAGGACGGTGCCGTCCATGTCGAACAGAAACGCGCCGAACGCGCGATCAAATACAGCATCGTGAGCAGACAAAGGGTCGCATCCTCTGGCAAAAGACCGGGCGGGCAATGTAGCACTTGCCCGCCCGTTCCACCCAGCGTCAGTGCAGACGCGGCACCTTGGATTTGAAGGCGCTGTCGACGCAGTCGAGCAATTGACCAATGGCCCACGGCTTTTTGATGAACGCCACCGAATGCTTGACCCCGGAGGTCTCGGGCGTTTCATAACCGGACATGACCATCACCGGTTTTTCCGGCCAGCGGTCGCCAACCAGATTGGCCAGATCAGCACCATTGAGGGTGCCGGGCATGGTGATGTCGGTCAGTAGCAACGCCACGTTCGCGGCGTGTTTCTCAAGGTACAGTGATGCGGCGTCGGCACTGGTCTGCGGCTCGACCTTGAAACCTTCCTCCTGAAGAATTTCGCAGAGAAACTCCAGAATCAACGGATCATCCTCAACCACCAGAATCAATCCGTCAGGAAGGTGCGCGTCCGCCGTCGGTGTTGGGCACATGGAACTGCACTCCCTGAATTGCATTAACGATTTAGCGGCTTGAATCCGCTGCTTAACTGGTATGAGCAGCGGGCTCTGCAGAAATTCATTTTTGATACAGCTCTTTTGCGAAACGGTATTTTTGCCCGTCAGCGGCAATCGTTCGCAGCGGCGTATTTGTGGTTAAAATGCCGGCCCTTTTGCTTGCCGATCCTGACCGATGAACCCTGAAGCCCTCGCCACCCTCCACGCCCATCTGCTGCCGGCCCTCGCGGCCGCACCGAGCGAAACCCGTCGCCTGTTCCACGGGCGCGGACGCTGCTGGGCCGGGCTGGAGCAGTTGACCGTGGACTGGCTGCAAGGCGTGGTGCTGGTGTCGCTGTTCAAGGAACCGGCACCTGAGCAACTGGACGATCTCAAAGCGTTGCTGCTGGGCCTCAGCGGTTCCGCCGAATGGAAACAGTCCGGCGCGCACACGCTGTTGATCCAGCATCGCTATTTGCCACAGAGCACTGCCGAATGGCTGCTGGGTGAAGAGATCGACGAAATGAGCATCGTCGAGGGCGGCTTGCAGTATCGCGTCGATCTGGGGCGCAAACAGAACGCCGGGCTGTTTCTCGACATGCGTTACGGGCGCAACTGGGTGCGCGAACAGGCCGACGGCAAACGCATCCTCAATCTGTTTGCCTACACCTGCGGTTTTTCCGTGGCGGCCATCGAGGGCGGCGCCAGCCATGTGGTCAATCTGGACATGTCCCGCGCCGCGCTGAGCCGGGGCCGCGACAACCATCGCTTGAACGGCCATGACTTGAGCAAAGTCAGTTTCCTCGGCCACGACCTGTTCAAGTCCTGGGGCAAGGTGATCAACAGCGGCCCGTATGACCTGGTGATCATCGATCCGCCGTCGTTCCAGAAAGGCAGTTTCCTGCTGACCAAGGATTACCAGCGCGTGCTGCGTCGTTTGCCAGAATTGCTTACGGCGCAAGGCACGGTGCTGGCGTGCATGAATGATCCGGCGTTCGGTTCGGACTTTCTGATTGAGGGCGTGACGCAGGAAGCGCCGAGTCTGCGTTTTGTAGAGCGGCTGGAAAATCCGCCGGAGTTTCCCGACATAGATCCTCAAAGCGGCCTCAAGGCCCTGGTCTTCCACCGCACTCCCTGACACCCCGAAGATCCCCTTGTAGGAGTGAGCCTGCTCGCGATAGCGGTCTGTCAGATAACACTTATTTGACTGACACACCGCTATCGCGAGCAGGCTCACTCCTACAGGGGGGATTGTGGTGAATCAGGGAGTTGGTGGGCGCAGCACCAGCGCAAACAACTCGCCATGCCCGGTGACATTGAGCTTGTGATACAGATTGCGCCGATGCACCTTGACCGTCTCCGGCGAGATGCCCATCTGCTGGGCCATCGCCTTGCTGGAGAAACCCTGCAAAATCAGCCGCGCCGTATCGACCTCGCGCACCGTAAGCCGCGCATCGAAGCGGTCGAGCAACGCCGCCAGATCACCAACCACCGCCTCCGCCACCGCGCCCTGCGGCGGCAGCAACTGCACATGCCGACGCATCGCCGCCAACACCCAGTCACGCACGCACAGAAGCCTGCCCTGCTCGGCCATATCGAACGGCGTCGAGCGGCCCAATGACAAACCGAGTACGCCGCCCCCGACGTTGACCATGAACTGCAACTCGTCTTCACCGACCACCGAGCGAAAGTAGCTCTGGTAGTACTCGCTGTGCAGAAACTGGTCCGGGGCCACCGAGGCCAGGCTGTGCAAGCCGTCGGCAATGCCGGTCGACGCGGTTTGGTAAAACGGATCGAGCAGGTACATCCCGGCGCTGTAGCCGGCCAATTCTTCCTGCTCGTCGGCGCGTCCGCTGCTGTCGAAGTCGATCAGCAACTGCGGCGCCTGCCCGGCTTTCATCAGCGCCACCAGCGCATTGTCCAGCGGCACCAGCAATCGCAAGGTGTCCACCAGCGCACGCCAGAAACCAGCCTGACCGACACCGGCAAATACCCGCGCCAGGCTTTGATGCACTGGCAACTCCTGCAGCAACGCGTCCACGCACTACCCCTTTTGAGTAACCCATGATGGGAATGGGTCAGGCGTGACCGGCCGGATAGGCTGAGCACTCCTGTTCATCACCGGCCTGCACAGGCCAGGAGTGCCGCATCATGCGTGGTCACCGTGGCTGTATCAACCTCAGCATTAAACTGGGCCTGCTGGCCGGTATTGGCGCCGGCTCGATCGCCATGGCCGCCGACGCGCCGAGCGTGCACGTCTACAACTGGTACGACTACATCGGCCCGAACACCCTCCACGATTTCCAGCGCGACAGCGGTATCCAGCCGGTCTACGACACCTTCGACAGTGCCGAAGTCCTCGAAGGCAAACTGATGACCAGCCGCAGCGGCTACGACGTGGTGGTGGCTAGCAACTTCAGCCTGCCGACGCTGATCAAGGCCGGCGCCCTCGCCCCGCTGCCGCGCGAGCAACTGCCGGGCTGGAAGAATCTCGACAGCGACTTGTTGGCGAAACTGGCCAACAACGATCCCGGCAATCAATACGCCGTGCCGTATCTGTGGGGCACCAACGGCATCGGCTACAACGTCGACAAGGTGCGCGCGGCGCTGGGCGACAAGGCGCCGGTGGATTCGTGGGATCTGGTGTTCAACGAAGCCAACCTCGCCAAACTCGGCCAGTGCGGTGTGGCGATGCTCGATTCGCCGTCGGAGATGCTGCCGGTCGCCCTGCACTATCTCGGCTTGCCACCGAACAGCACCGATCCTGAAGACTATAAAAAAGCCGAAGCGCTGCTGCTGAAATTGCGTCCGCATATCGCCTACTTCAACTCGTCGAAATTCATCAGCGACCTGTCCAACGGCAACATTTGCGTGGCGGTGGGTTGGTCGGGGGCCATGCTGGAAGCCAAGACCAATGCCGAGCAGGCCAACAACGGCATGAAGATCGCCTACAGCCTGCCCAAGGAAGGCGCGCCGGTGTGGTTCGACACGCTGGTGCTGCTCAAGGACGCGCCGAATCGTCCTCAGGGTCTGGCGTTTATCGACTATCTGCTGCGGCCCGAAGTGATCGCGCCGGTCAGTGATCATCTGTCGTACCCCAATGGCAACCGCGCGGCGACTGCGCTAGTTGCAGAGGCCACGCGGGACAACCCGGCGGTTTATCCCTCCGCCGCAGCGATGGCCACGCTGTACACCCTTGAGCCGTTGCCGAAAGCCACCGAGCGCGTGCGTACGCGGGTGTGGAGCAAGGTCAAGAACGGCCAGTAATCCCTTTTTGAACATTCCACAAAACCCTGTGGGAGCGAGCCTGCTCGCGAAAGCGGTGGGTCAGGCACTGATGTGTTGAAAGTGCCGACGCATTCGCGAGCAGGCTCGCTCCCACAGGGGCGGTGAACAACCCTGCATTTTTTAGAGAGACAGAAATCAATGAAACCTCGTGCCCGTGACCTCAACATCCGCATCGGCCAGCTGCCGCCCGGCCCGTTCAACGCCATCACCGACGTGCCCGGCGTGCGCGTCGGCCACAGCAATGTGCGCGGGCGCAGCCGCACCGGGCGGGACATCTGCACCGGCGTCACGCTGATCGAACCGCGCCCGGGCTCGACCAATCAGCAACCGTGTTTTGCCGGCGTGCATGTGCTCAACGGCAATGGTGACGCCACCGGGCTTGAATGGATTCGCGAGGCGGGGCTGCTGACCAGCCCGATTGCCTTCACCAACACCCACAGCCTTGGCGTGGTGCGCGATGCATTGATTGCACTGGATCGCCAACAGCAACCCGACGACGGTCGCCTCTACTGGAACATGCCGGTGGTACTGGAAACCTTTGACGGCTTGCTCAACGACATCAACGGTTTTCATGTCCAGCCTGAACACGTCGCCGAAGCGTTGAGCGCGGCCGTCGCCGGTCCCGTGGCAGAGGGCGCGGTCGGCGGTGGCAGCGGCATGATCTGTCATGAATTCAAGGGTGGCATCGGCACCGCGTCGCGGCGTTTGAGCGATGCTCAGGGTGGCTGGACCGTCGGCGCGATCGTGCAGGCTAATCACGGTATTCGCAGTGAGTTGCGGGTCGATGGCTATCCGGTCGGGCGCTATATGGAACAGAAGGATTCGCCGTTCCTGCGCGCCTCATTGCCGCATCCGGGCATGGGTTCGATTGTCGTCTGCCTGGCCACCGACGCGCCGCTGTTGCCGCACCAGTGCACGCGGCTGGCGCAGCGTGCGAGCCTCGGTCTGGCGCGCACCGGCGGTGGCAACGAGGATCACAGCGGCGACATTTTCATCGCCTTCGCAACCGGCAACGCTCACGTGCCGCCCGCTGCCTACGAAGGCAAAGGCGCGCCGACCTGTGACGGCTTGCGCATGGTCAATAACGACCACATCAGCGAGCTGTTTCTGGCCGCGACCGAGGCGGTTGAAGAGGCGATCATCAATGCCTTGCTGGCCAGTGACAGCACCGAAGGTAATGGGCATTCGGTGCCGGGACTCGATGCCAACACCCTGCTCGCAGCCCTCGAAAAATCAGGCTGGCCCGGCTCGCGCTAACACCGCTGTTCCCCTGTAGGAGTGAGCCTGCTCGCGATGGCGGTTTGTCAGTTGAAGCTGATTTGACTGACCCACCGCCATCGCGAGCAGGCTCACTCCTACGCAGGA
This region of Pseudomonas sp. R84 genomic DNA includes:
- a CDS encoding SDR family oxidoreductase, translating into MKIDLSGKLAIVSGSTAGIGLGISQSLAESGATVVVIGRDTAKVEQALASIREKVPGAQLRGLAADLGTAEGAQKLFAAEPRADILVNNLGIFDAVDFFEAPDSEWTRFYEVNVISGVRLARHYVPAMVEQGWGRVIFLSSESGVATPADMINYGVTKSANLAVSHGLAKRLAGTGVTVNAILPGPTFTDGLQDMLKDAAAESGRNLRDEADAFVLKARPTSIIQRVADVEEVAHLVTYIASPLSSATTGAALRVDGGVVDSLTI
- a CDS encoding aldo/keto reductase, whose amino-acid sequence is MSLKDKLPGQLGFGTAPLGNMFRAIPEAEAQATVHAAWDAGVRYFDTAPFYGSGLSEIRLGEALKQYKRDDYVLSSKVGRVILDEVEDAAARDLGEKSGVFEHGRPNKIVNDYSADATLRSIEDSLKRLQTDRLDIVWVHDIAQDFYGDQWLEYFNQARTGAFKVLTRLREEGVIKGWGLGVNKVEPCELTLDLSEAQPDGFLLAGRYTLLDHERPLQRLMDSARAQNVEIVVGGPYSSGILAGGSHFEYQQASPEVIAKVEQIKRIAAAYHVDIKAAALQFSLANPAVAAVIPGASKPGRIAEDVAALSAIIPAGFWQAMRDAKLVSERAPLPIDEVKA
- a CDS encoding LysR substrate-binding domain-containing protein; its protein translation is MIDIRQLRYFVVVAEEEHVGRAAERLHISQSPLSRQIAQLEERLGLTLFERSQQRIRLTRDGQTFLAETRALLTHANRLESLGKRLGRGEEGGLCIGYIENAMHAGVLPNALRVLRVDRPSVHVALYNLSSAEQLEGLRQRSLDIALVSEPPTDDDPDLLSFQVLDDPMLLALPEHHPLAQQAALSPEDLADQEWIGVQPRQDANDQFVSACIRAGFTPDVRMQATEPFTALGLVASGLGIAMIQKGLSHNAPPGVVLRELPWLTLTTPLWAAWHRINLRPLVETFRKVLTDGEIAAD
- a CDS encoding isoprenylcysteine carboxylmethyltransferase family protein, encoding MRMSAQMTVVAVLATLAYLGLAVWGIGGVAMFFSHGSLVIVALATVAMVIASLFSEVNLSAGEREDRANRWVIPAFGVIGLVSGFLPAYCDRVNFWTVGGEGVRWLGALLFIIGGALRLWPVFVLGRRFSGLVAIQPGHRLVTDGIYQHLRNPSYLGLVVNAVGWALAFRSVVGLMLAALTLIPLIARIHSEEALLRAQFGAEYEAYCARSWRLVPGVY
- a CDS encoding HAD family hydrolase, with the protein product MSAHDAVFDRAFGAFLFDMDGTVLNSIAAAERIWSAWAVRHGVDVETFLPTIHGVRAIDTITRLNLPGVDAEAQAAFITEAEIGDVEGIVEIPGAAKFLNSLPADRWAMVTSAPRDLALRRMAAAGIPEPAVMITAEDVQAGKPDPAGYLLAAKRLGLDARDCLIFEDATVGIQAAEAAGAPLMIITTTHQHPLETVHATLASYADIRVAVDSNGLHLQRN
- a CDS encoding response regulator, with the protein product MCPTPTADAHLPDGLILVVEDDPLILEFLCEILQEEGFKVEPQTSADAASLYLEKHAANVALLLTDITMPGTLNGADLANLVGDRWPEKPVMVMSGYETPETSGVKHSVAFIKKPWAIGQLLDCVDSAFKSKVPRLH
- a CDS encoding class I SAM-dependent methyltransferase, which gives rise to MNPEALATLHAHLLPALAAAPSETRRLFHGRGRCWAGLEQLTVDWLQGVVLVSLFKEPAPEQLDDLKALLLGLSGSAEWKQSGAHTLLIQHRYLPQSTAEWLLGEEIDEMSIVEGGLQYRVDLGRKQNAGLFLDMRYGRNWVREQADGKRILNLFAYTCGFSVAAIEGGASHVVNLDMSRAALSRGRDNHRLNGHDLSKVSFLGHDLFKSWGKVINSGPYDLVIIDPPSFQKGSFLLTKDYQRVLRRLPELLTAQGTVLACMNDPAFGSDFLIEGVTQEAPSLRFVERLENPPEFPDIDPQSGLKALVFHRTP
- a CDS encoding helix-turn-helix transcriptional regulator, which encodes MDALLQELPVHQSLARVFAGVGQAGFWRALVDTLRLLVPLDNALVALMKAGQAPQLLIDFDSSGRADEQEELAGYSAGMYLLDPFYQTASTGIADGLHSLASVAPDQFLHSEYYQSYFRSVVGEDELQFMVNVGGGVLGLSLGRSTPFDMAEQGRLLCVRDWVLAAMRRHVQLLPPQGAVAEAVVGDLAALLDRFDARLTVREVDTARLILQGFSSKAMAQQMGISPETVKVHRRNLYHKLNVTGHGELFALVLRPPTP
- a CDS encoding polyamine ABC transporter substrate-binding protein, whose amino-acid sequence is MRGHRGCINLSIKLGLLAGIGAGSIAMAADAPSVHVYNWYDYIGPNTLHDFQRDSGIQPVYDTFDSAEVLEGKLMTSRSGYDVVVASNFSLPTLIKAGALAPLPREQLPGWKNLDSDLLAKLANNDPGNQYAVPYLWGTNGIGYNVDKVRAALGDKAPVDSWDLVFNEANLAKLGQCGVAMLDSPSEMLPVALHYLGLPPNSTDPEDYKKAEALLLKLRPHIAYFNSSKFISDLSNGNICVAVGWSGAMLEAKTNAEQANNGMKIAYSLPKEGAPVWFDTLVLLKDAPNRPQGLAFIDYLLRPEVIAPVSDHLSYPNGNRAATALVAEATRDNPAVYPSAAAMATLYTLEPLPKATERVRTRVWSKVKNGQ
- a CDS encoding P1 family peptidase produces the protein MKPRARDLNIRIGQLPPGPFNAITDVPGVRVGHSNVRGRSRTGRDICTGVTLIEPRPGSTNQQPCFAGVHVLNGNGDATGLEWIREAGLLTSPIAFTNTHSLGVVRDALIALDRQQQPDDGRLYWNMPVVLETFDGLLNDINGFHVQPEHVAEALSAAVAGPVAEGAVGGGSGMICHEFKGGIGTASRRLSDAQGGWTVGAIVQANHGIRSELRVDGYPVGRYMEQKDSPFLRASLPHPGMGSIVVCLATDAPLLPHQCTRLAQRASLGLARTGGGNEDHSGDIFIAFATGNAHVPPAAYEGKGAPTCDGLRMVNNDHISELFLAATEAVEEAIINALLASDSTEGNGHSVPGLDANTLLAALEKSGWPGSR